The segment CCGCAACAGCTTGCCGCGCAGGTCGTTGGTGTTGGCAGAGGTGCGCTGCGCGTCGAAGACCGGGTTGCGTTCCGGCCGCTCGTCGATCGGCGCGAACCCGTCGGAGAAGAACGGGTTGCTGTCGTCACCGGTGGACAGGAACAGGTTCCCGTGCGAGTCGAAGTCGATCTTTCCGCCCACGTGGCAGCACTGACCCCGGTCGGTGCCGACTTCGAGGATCTTCTGCTCGGTGTTCAGCCGGAGCGTGTTGCCCACCAGCTTGAACCGGGACAGCCGCAGCACACCCCGGAACCGGGCCCAGTCCGCCTCGGTGCCCTCGTTCGGCGCGTTGCCCTCGTTGACCGTCGGGGTGGCCGGGTCGTCGGTCGGCGTGTTCAGCGGCGGCGAGTAGTAGATGTAGACCCACTTGTTGTGCTTGAAGTCCGGGTCGATCGCGATGCCCTGCACACCCTCCTCGTCGTGTTGGTAGACGGGGATGGTCGCGGCCAGGACGTTGCGGCCGGTGGACGGCTCGTGGATGCGTACCTGCCCGGTGCGGGCGGTGTGCAGCACCCGCCGGTCGGGCAGCACGGCGAGCGCCATCGGCTCGCCGGGGAAGTCGTTGAGGGTGACCTTCTGGAAGTCGGAGGAGGGCGGCAGATCGTGACCCGGGTGGGCCACGGCTGCGGTCGGCACGGCCAGCACGGCCACGCCGACGACACTGATCAGCTTTTTGAAGGTCAGCATCAGAACCGCAGCCCGGCCAGGAAGTCGTAGCCGACCTTCGCGGTCACGAGGGCGTCGGCGGGGGTGCGCGGCGGGCTGCCCGCGTCGTCACGCTCCACGATGTACTCGACGAGGCCCGCCTCCCGCGAGCGCTCGAAGATCCGGCCGAAATCGATCAGGCCGGCGCCGGGGTCGGCGAAGCTGCCGTTCTCGTTGAGGTCCTTGACGTGCACCTGCTTGATCCGGCCGCGGTGCTTCTTGATCAGGTCGACCGGGTCGCTGGCGCCGCGGAACGCCCAGAACAGGTCCACCTCGAGGTGCACGAGCCGCGGGTCGGTGTCGCCGGTCAGGATGTCGAAACCGGTCACGTTCGTGCCGGACTGACGGAAGAACTCGTTCTGGTGGTTGTGGTATCCGAAGCTCAGGCCGGCCCGGCGGGCCAGCTCGCCGGCGCGGTTCAGGTCGCGGGCGAAGGCGCGGTAGACGGCCGCGTCGCGGATCGGCCCGTTCGGGCCGGCCCCGAAATACGGATGCACGATGTACTTGTTGCCGACGATCGCGGCGTCGTCCAGGGTCCGCTTCCAGGCGTCGGCGTCGAACGGCTGTGGGATGCCGGCGTGGCCGGACGTGGCCCGCAGGCCCGCGGCGTCGAGCGCGGCGCGGAACTGGGCCGCGGTGCGGCCGACGAACCCGGCGTGCTCGACCCGGGTGTAACCGATCTCGGCGAGTTCGGCGAGGCTCGCCTCGAGGTCGATGGCGAGCTGGTTGCGCAGGGTGTAGAGCTGGACGCTGATCTTGTCACGCGGCACGCGGTGGATGGAGCCTCCCCCGCCCGCGGTCGCTGCTGCGGCCGGCCCGGCCAGCGCGCCGGCGGCTCCGGCCGCCGCGGCTGCGCCGAGGAGTCCCCGGCGACTGAGTGACTGCGACATTGCGGTCCCCCCTCACATAGACACATCTACATGAGTGAGGACGTTACCGAGCTGTTTCATCCACAGAGAAGTCAAGTTTCTTCAGATCCAGCGAAAGTTCGCGACCCACAGACAAAACCGTCGGGGTACGACCATGGCCGCACCCGCCGAATCGTGACAGTTCCGCCGGTTCCGCGCGATCCGGCCACCCGGTCCCGGCCCCAGCGCGGCCGCCGGGAAAGGGCAGCGGGGCACGCTCACCCCACGCGTGCCTCGGCATCAGCGGTGGTGATCGCGTCGGTGAGGACGGCGAGGCCCTCGCGTGCCTCCTCCTCGGTCAGGGTCAGCGGCGGGCCGAGGCGGAGCACGTTGCCGTACAGGCCGCCCTTGCCGACCAGCAGACCGCCTTCCCGGCACAGGTCGAACACCCGCACCGTGCTGGCCGGATCCGGCTCGGTGGTGCCGGGGCGGACGAACTCCAGTCCGATCATGAGCCCGCGTCCGCGTACCTCGGCGAGGATCGGCGCCGACAGCGCGCGCAGGCCGCCCAGCAGGATCTCGCCGACGCGCCTCGCGTTGCCCTGCAGATCGTGATCGAGGACGTAGTCGAGGACCGCGTTGCCGGCCGCCGCGCTCACCGGGTTGCCGCCGAAGGTGGAGAAGCTGATCGCCGGCACCGCGTTCATCACCTCGGCCCGGCCCACCACGCCGCCGAGCGCGAAGCCGTTGCCGATGCCCTTGGCGAAGGTGATCAGATCGGGCGTCACGCCGTGCGCCTGGTAGCCCCAGAAGTGCTCGCCGGTGCGTCCCCAGCCGGTCTGCACCTCGTCGGCGATGAGCAGGATGCCGTGCTCGGCGAGGACCTTGCGGTACGCCCCGAGCAGCCCGTCCGGCCCGTGCACGAACCCGCCCACCCCCTGGATCGGCTCCGCGATCAGCGCTGCCACGTCCCCGGCGGTGACCGTCGCGAGCACCTCGCGCAGATCGTCGACCGCCGCGTCGATCAGGTCGCCGTCGGCGAGCCCGGCCATCCGCCCGCGCAACCGGTCGGCCGACGACAGCCAGTTGACCGTGAGCGGGGTGAGCGAACTCGACGACCAGCTGCGGTGCCCGGTGATCGCCATGGTGGCGAAGGTCCGCCCGTGGTAGCCGTTCTTGATCGCCAGGATCTGGTTGGAGCGGCGCACGTTGCAGGCGAACAGCAGCGCGGACTCGTTGGCCTCGCTGCCGGAGTTGGTGAAGAACACCCGCGCGTCCGGGATGCCGGAGACCCGGGCGATCTTCTCGGCCAGCTCGACCTGCTGCCGGATCAGGTAGAGCGTCGAGGTGTGCGCGACCCCGGTGTCGACCTGCCGGCGGACCGCGTCGCTGACCTCGGCGATGTCGTACCCGATCATCGTGGTCAGCACGCCGCCGAAGAAGTCCAGATAGGTGCGGCCGCCGGCGTCGGTGACCCGGCGGCCACTGCCGGAGACGATCTCCAGGGCGTCGTCGCCGTAGTACACGGGCATCCAGCCGGGCATGACCGCCCGGTGCCGGTCGAGAAGACTCATCGCAGTTCCTCCTGGAGATGAATGTTCAGCGCCAGCCGTGGGGGTGGCCCAGGCCGCGCCGGCCGCTGCCGCGGCTGGTGTGGAACGCCGCCGACGCGAGCACGCCGGCCAGTTCGTCGTAGCCGCCGGCGACCAGGCCGGCGGTCACCCGCAGATGGTCGTCGGGCAGCGGGGTCACGCAGAACGGCGCGCCTGGTGCGGCCGCCACCCCGTGCGCGGCCAGCGAGATCAGCGCGTTCTGCTGGTCGGGGACGGTCATCCAGAGGTTGATCCCGTCGGCAGCGACGGCCTCGACACCGCGCGCGTGCAGCGCGGCCAGCAGCGCCGCCCGGCGGGCCGCGTAGGCCGCCCGGGCCGCGGTCACCTGCGCGATCGCACCGGTGTCGGTGAGCAGGTCGAGCAGGACCCCCTGCAGCAGACGGCTCGACCAGCCCGGCCCGAGCAGGCGCCGGTCGGCGACCGCGTCGATCACGTGCGCCGGTCCCCCGACGGCGGCCAGCCGCAGGTCGGGTCCGTGGCTCTTGGAGAAGCTGGCCACGTGCACGGTCCGGTCCGGCAGGTGCGCCCCGATGCTGACCGGCGGCGCCGACGCGATGTCACCGGCGTGATCGTCCTCGACGACCAGCAGACCGGGCGCCTCGAGGAGGATCTCGGCGAGCGCCTCGGCACGGGAGAGCCGCATGCTGACGCCGGTCGGGTTGTGCGCCCGGGGCTGCAGGAACAGCGCGACCGGCCGGTAGTCGCGCAGCATCTGCCGCAGCGCCGCCGGATCGATCCCGCCGTCGTCCATCGGCACCCCGATCACGGTCGCGCCGACCGCCTGCAACAGGTCCAGCAGCGGCGCGAACGCCGGGTTCTCCACCAGCACGTGATCGCCGAACCGCAGGACCGCGCCGGCGATCCGGTCGAGGGCGTCCATCGCGCCGTCCACCACGGTCAGTCGCTCCGGCGGGTACGGCCACCGCTCCCGCAACACCTCCTCCAGCCCCGGCAGCACCGGCGCGTCGAGGTAGCTGCCCGCCCACCGGCCGTCGCCGATGCGGCGCAGCGAGTCGCTCAGGTCGGGCAGCAGCGCCGGATCCGGCACCCCGGTCGACAGGTCCCGGGGCAGCGACACGTGCACTCCGCTGAGCTGGCTGTACCGCAGCCGTTCGCGCGGCGGCAGCGGCCCGGCGACGAACGTGCCGGAGCGGCCGCGGGTCTGGATCGCCCCGGCGTGGATCAGGCTGCGCCAGGCCTCGCTCACCGTGGTGGGGCTGACCCCGAGCTCGCTCGCCACCGACCGCACGGTCGGCAGCCGGCCACCCGCCGGCAGCCGGCCGGCGGTGATCAGGCGGCTCACGGCCGCGGCGATGCCCCGGGCGCTGCGGTCCTGGACCGCCCCGGTGATCAGGGTGAGCAAATTACCTCTCCGAAACAATCAGTTACGTACCGGCAATTGTTCGCTTCAATGTGTGTCGTTAGTGTCCTACGGCATCCGGCGCTGACAAGCAACCCCTGGCGCAGGACCTATCACAGGGAGTAGACACACGATCACAGGCGCTTTTCCTGGCGTACTGCGCGTGACGGATCAAGAGAGGGGCCGCAAATGACGACCGGAGTCGTCCGCGCCGCCCTCGTCCAGACAACGTGGACGGGCGACAAGGAATCCATGATCAAGGCGCACGAGGACTACGCCCGTGACGCCGCCGCCCAGGGCGCGAAGGTGATCTGCTTCCAGGAGCTGTTCTACGGCCCGTACTTCTGCCAGGTGCAGGACGCGGCCTACTACGAATACGCGGAATCCATCCCCGGCCCGACCACCGAACGCTTCCAGGCTCTCGCGGCCGAGCTCGGCATGGTCATGGTCCTGCCGATGTACGAGCAGGAGCAGCCGGGCGTGCTCTACAACACCGCTGCCGTGGTCGACGCCGACGGCAGCTACCTCGGCAAGTACCGCAAGAACCACATCCCGCAGGTCAAGGGCTTCTGGGAGAAGTTCTACTTCCGGCCCGGCAACCTCGGCTACCCGGTGTTCGACACCGCGGTCGGCAAGGTCGGCGTCTACATCTGCTACGACCGGCACTTCCCCGAAGGCTGGCGGGCGCTCGGCCTGAACGGCGCGCAGATCGTCTTCAACCCGTCGGCGACCAGCCGCGGCCTGTCGGCGTACCTGTGGCAGCTGGAGCAGCCGGCCAGCGCCGTGGCGAACGAGTACTTCATCGGCGCGATCAACCGGGTCGGCGTGGAGCCGCTGGGCGACAACGACTTCTACGGGCAGACGTATTTCGTCGACCCGGAAGGCAAGTTCGTCGGCGACGTCGGCGACACGCACAACGCCGAGCTGATCGTCCGTGACCTGGACCTGAGCCTGCTCGAGACGGTCCGCAACCGGTGGCAGTTCTACCGCGACCGCCGGCCGGACAGCTACGACGGGCTGGTGACGCCGTGACCATCCTGATCAAGGGCGGGACCGTGGTGGGCCCGACCGGCGCGGTGAAAAGCGATGTCCTGATCGACGGCGAGACGATCGCGGCGATCTTCGCGCCCGGCCAGGCACCTCAAGTCGAGAACACCATCGACGCCACCGGGAAGTACGTCATCCCGGGCGCCGTCGACGCGCACACCCACATGGAGCTCCCGTTCGGCGGCACCCACGCCAGCGACACCTTCGACACCGGCACCAAGGCGGCCGCGATCGGCGGGACGACCACGATCGTCGACTTCGCCGTGCAGCGCTACGGCGAGGTGGTGCAGGACGGCCTGGCCGCCTGGCACGCCAAGGCCGAGGGCAACTGCCACATCGACTACGCCTTCCACATGATCCTCGGCGGGGTCGACGACGAGTCGCTCAAGGCGATGGACCAACTCGTCTCCTCCGAGGGCATCAGCAGTTTCAAGCTGTTCATGGCGTACCCCGGGGTGTTCTACTCCGATGACGGCCAGATCCTGCGGGCCATGCAGAAGGCCCGCGACAACGGTGCCATGATCATGATGCACGCGGAGAACGGCCCGGCCATCGACGTGCTGGTCAAGCAGGCCCTGGAGCGCGGCGAGACGGACCCGATCCACCACGGCCTGACCCGCCCGCAGGAGCTGGAGGCCGAAGCCACCAGCCGGGCCATCTGGCTGGCGAGCGTCGCCGCCGACTGCCCGCTCTACATCGTGCATCTGTCCGCTTCGAAGGCGTTGGAGCAAGTGGCCGCGGCACGGAACAACGGCCGCAATGTGTTCGCCGAGACCTGCCCGCAATACCTCTACCTGACCCTGGAGGACCAGCTCGGCGCAACCGGTTTCGAGGGCGCCAAGTGGGTCTGCTCGACGCCGCTGCGCAGCAAGCACGAATCGCACCGGGCGGATCTCTGGCAGGGCCTGCGCACCAACGACCTGTCGGTGGTGTCGACCGATCACTGCCCGTTCTGTTTCAAGGACCAGAAGGAGCTGGGCCTCGGCGACTTCTCCAAGATCCCGAACGGGATCGGCAGCGTCGAACACCGGGTGGACCTGCTCTACC is part of the Actinoplanes sp. NBC_00393 genome and harbors:
- a CDS encoding sugar phosphate isomerase/epimerase family protein is translated as MSQSLSRRGLLGAAAAAGAAGALAGPAAAATAGGGGSIHRVPRDKISVQLYTLRNQLAIDLEASLAELAEIGYTRVEHAGFVGRTAAQFRAALDAAGLRATSGHAGIPQPFDADAWKRTLDDAAIVGNKYIVHPYFGAGPNGPIRDAAVYRAFARDLNRAGELARRAGLSFGYHNHQNEFFRQSGTNVTGFDILTGDTDPRLVHLEVDLFWAFRGASDPVDLIKKHRGRIKQVHVKDLNENGSFADPGAGLIDFGRIFERSREAGLVEYIVERDDAGSPPRTPADALVTAKVGYDFLAGLRF
- a CDS encoding aspartate aminotransferase family protein, translated to MSLLDRHRAVMPGWMPVYYGDDALEIVSGSGRRVTDAGGRTYLDFFGGVLTTMIGYDIAEVSDAVRRQVDTGVAHTSTLYLIRQQVELAEKIARVSGIPDARVFFTNSGSEANESALLFACNVRRSNQILAIKNGYHGRTFATMAITGHRSWSSSSLTPLTVNWLSSADRLRGRMAGLADGDLIDAAVDDLREVLATVTAGDVAALIAEPIQGVGGFVHGPDGLLGAYRKVLAEHGILLIADEVQTGWGRTGEHFWGYQAHGVTPDLITFAKGIGNGFALGGVVGRAEVMNAVPAISFSTFGGNPVSAAAGNAVLDYVLDHDLQGNARRVGEILLGGLRALSAPILAEVRGRGLMIGLEFVRPGTTEPDPASTVRVFDLCREGGLLVGKGGLYGNVLRLGPPLTLTEEEAREGLAVLTDAITTADAEARVG
- a CDS encoding aminotransferase-like domain-containing protein, giving the protein MLTLITGAVQDRSARGIAAAVSRLITAGRLPAGGRLPTVRSVASELGVSPTTVSEAWRSLIHAGAIQTRGRSGTFVAGPLPPRERLRYSQLSGVHVSLPRDLSTGVPDPALLPDLSDSLRRIGDGRWAGSYLDAPVLPGLEEVLRERWPYPPERLTVVDGAMDALDRIAGAVLRFGDHVLVENPAFAPLLDLLQAVGATVIGVPMDDGGIDPAALRQMLRDYRPVALFLQPRAHNPTGVSMRLSRAEALAEILLEAPGLLVVEDDHAGDIASAPPVSIGAHLPDRTVHVASFSKSHGPDLRLAAVGGPAHVIDAVADRRLLGPGWSSRLLQGVLLDLLTDTGAIAQVTAARAAYAARRAALLAALHARGVEAVAADGINLWMTVPDQQNALISLAAHGVAAAPGAPFCVTPLPDDHLRVTAGLVAGGYDELAGVLASAAFHTSRGSGRRGLGHPHGWR
- a CDS encoding nitrilase-related carbon-nitrogen hydrolase — its product is MTTGVVRAALVQTTWTGDKESMIKAHEDYARDAAAQGAKVICFQELFYGPYFCQVQDAAYYEYAESIPGPTTERFQALAAELGMVMVLPMYEQEQPGVLYNTAAVVDADGSYLGKYRKNHIPQVKGFWEKFYFRPGNLGYPVFDTAVGKVGVYICYDRHFPEGWRALGLNGAQIVFNPSATSRGLSAYLWQLEQPASAVANEYFIGAINRVGVEPLGDNDFYGQTYFVDPEGKFVGDVGDTHNAELIVRDLDLSLLETVRNRWQFYRDRRPDSYDGLVTP
- the hydA gene encoding dihydropyrimidinase gives rise to the protein MTILIKGGTVVGPTGAVKSDVLIDGETIAAIFAPGQAPQVENTIDATGKYVIPGAVDAHTHMELPFGGTHASDTFDTGTKAAAIGGTTTIVDFAVQRYGEVVQDGLAAWHAKAEGNCHIDYAFHMILGGVDDESLKAMDQLVSSEGISSFKLFMAYPGVFYSDDGQILRAMQKARDNGAMIMMHAENGPAIDVLVKQALERGETDPIHHGLTRPQELEAEATSRAIWLASVAADCPLYIVHLSASKALEQVAAARNNGRNVFAETCPQYLYLTLEDQLGATGFEGAKWVCSTPLRSKHESHRADLWQGLRTNDLSVVSTDHCPFCFKDQKELGLGDFSKIPNGIGSVEHRVDLLYQGVVDKKLSLSRWVETIATTPARMFGLYPKKGIIAPGSDADIVLYDPNGRTRISVETHHMNMDHSAWEGWEIDGKVDTVLSRGEVIASGGEYTGRAGRGRYLKRGLSDYLL